In Patescibacteria group bacterium, the genomic window AATTGACGAGCGATTTTGTTATAAATATTCAAATAAATTCCAAAAATCAAAGCAAATATTTTATAAGCGTCTATCGGTATACGGTTACCGAAGCCCGTATCGTAATACGGTATCGGTTTACGTCGGATTTTTCCAAAACCAAAAAACTATAACTTTACTCCTGCCCGGCTTTAGCAAAAGCGGCTATAACTAAATCCGATAGCAAAAAACAAATAAATAAGGATTACCAATTTAAATTAAAAAATTTATGGCTTCTTTTTAGCTGTTTTTTTGGATTTCTTTTTAGTCAGTTTCTTGGTTTTTTTCTTTGGGGCTGGCTTTTTTGTCTTAACTTTCTTGGCTTGAGATTTTTTCTTGACCACTGGCTGTTCCAAGATACTGATAACCTTATCCAATTTGTAGCCTAAGGATTTTAATTGCTCAGCTAGCTGCTTATTGCCGGCTCCATCGCGGTTTCTCCGGTCACTTCGGCCACGCCAGCTTTTATTGCCTCGCCGATCGCCTGACCGGCCTTCTTTGGCAAAACAGTCATTACAGTAGATTGGTTTGCCACTGGTCGGCCGAAAAGGCACTTGGCATTCCTGGCCGCATTGATCACAAACCGCTGAGAACATCGGCCGATCGCCTTTTCTAAAATCACGCCTTTTTGATCGGTTTGGTTGGTTTTCTTTTTGCTTCTCAAAGCAATGGCTGCATAAAACCGGCTTGCCACTGGTCGGCCGAAAAGGGACCTGGCAGGCCTGGCCACACTGACTGCAGGTGGCTGGGAACATTTCTTTTTTAGAGTACATATAATTTTTTAGTTTAGTTTTAAGAATATTTATAATATTTCTTTGACCCGGCCAACTTCTCCTGACTGGAGCCGAACCTTAATACCGTGCGGATGATAGGGCGAATTAGTTAAAATATCCTGAACCACCCCTGGGGTCAGCTTTCCGCTTAATTGAT contains:
- a CDS encoding YwbE family protein translates to MNSHNREDIRVGQRVAMVKKKDQLSGKLTPGVVQDILTNSPYHPHGIKVRLQSGEVGRVKEIL
- a CDS encoding CxxC-x17-CxxC domain-containing protein — translated: MYSKKEMFPATCSQCGQACQVPFRPTSGKPVLCSHCFEKQKENQPNRSKRRDFRKGDRPMFSAVCDQCGQECQVPFRPTSGKPIYCNDCFAKEGRSGDRRGNKSWRGRSDRRNRDGAGNKQLAEQLKSLGYKLDKVISILEQPVVKKKSQAKKVKTKKPAPKKKTKKLTKKKSKKTAKKKP